In Luteipulveratus mongoliensis, the DNA window GCCGAGCATCTGGGAGGCCATCCAGTGGTGCGGCGCCGAGCGGCTCGGACACGGTGTGCGCATCGTGGACGACATGTTCGTGGACGAGCAGTCGCTCGCCGACATCGCAGACCCGGGCCAGCTCGAGCCGGAGGCTGTACGCCTGGGCCGGCTGGCCGCGTACGTCCGGGACACGCGCATCCCACTCGAGATGTGTCCGTCCTCCAATATCCAGACTGGAGCCGCGAGTTCCGTTGCGGCACACCCGATCTCGCTGCTCAAGCAGCTGCGGTTCCGGGTCACGGTCAACACCGACAACCGGCTGATGAGCGGTACGTCGATGTCCCGCGAGATGCAGCTCCTGGTCGACGAGGCCGGGTGGACGATCGACGACCTGCGCTGGGTGACGATCAACGCGATGAAGTCGGCGTTCATCCCGTTCGATGAGCGGCTGGCGCTGATCGACAACGTGATCAAGCCGGGCTACGCCGCCGCGACCTGAGCTCCGCCTCAGGGACGATCGGGCGGCAGGAGGCGGCGGCGTACGGCCTCCTCGCGACCGAGGCGCGCGGTGTCCCGGCGACGGCGCTCGGCGAGCACCGCGGCCAGCACTGCTTCCGCGGGCGTCCCGGCGGGCGGCGGCGGTGAGACGAGCGGCAGCGCCTGCGCGAGGAGCCCCTGGCCGACCGACTGCCTCGCCGGTGGCGTGAGCATTGCTGATCGCTGCAGGAACTGGCGGATGCCGAGGGCGAGGCCGTCGGGGAGCGTCGCGATGTCGGCGCGCTCGGCCCAGCCGGCGAGGGCGTACGGCATCAGCGGTGGCGGGCCGAGCTTGATGTGGGTGGCCTCGCGAACGACGTAGGTGCCAGCGGCAAGGTCGCCGAGTCGGCGGGCTCGGGTGGTGCTCATCGCAGCCAGCGCGGCAGGCGCGCCGCTGAACAGGTAGAGCTCGACGAAGCCGACCAGGCTGCGGGTCAGCGCGTGCCGGAAGACGATCGGTCCGCCGTCGTCGCGCACGGTGCGCAGACGGAAGGCCAGCTTGCCGAGGCTGCGACCGCGGGTCAGCGTCTCGACGGTGACCGGAACGGCGACGGTCCACACGATGACGTCGAGCAGGAAGAGCGTCTGGATGTTGGCACTGCTGGTCTCGAACACCAGGGTGACCATGGCCCACAGCGTCAGCAGCAGCCCCGTGACGTTGGTGAGGACATCGATCGCGCCCGAGCCAAGGCGTCCCGGCAGGCTCGCCGGTGGGATCTCCAGGAGCACGGCCTCACCGGTGATCAGCTCGTCCCGCTCCATGCCGCGCAGCGCGCGCGGAGTCTGGGTGGTCGGCTGATCGGTCACGGGGTCAGCGTACGTACACCTAGTCTGGTGCGCGTGGACCTGGATGCCTTCGTCGCGGCTCACCAGCCCGAGTGGGACCGCCTCAAGGCCCTCTCGCGCCAGCGGCAGCTGTCGGGGGCGGAGTCCGATGAGCTGCTGGACCTCTATCAGCGCACGGCCACCCATCTGTCCATCGTGCGTTCGAGTGCCCCGGATCCCTCTGTGGTGCAGTACCTCTCGACGCTCCTGTCACGTACGCGGCAACGGACGTCGGGTACGCGGACGGCCGGCTGGGCGGACATCGGCCGGTTCTTCACCGACACCTTCCCGGCGATGCTCTACCGCACGCGGCGGTGGTGGCTCGCGGTCATGGTGGTCAACGTCGTGGTGGCCTTCGCGATCGGGATCTGGGTCGCGCACAATCCGTCAGTGCAGACCGGCTTCATCCCGCCCGAGCGGCTCGACGAGCTGGTCAACCACGACTTCGAGGGCTACTACTCGGAGTTCGCGGCGCAGGACTTCGCGGCGAGGGTGTGGACCAACAACGTGTGGGTCGCCGCCCAGTGCATCGCGATGGGTGTGCTCGGCTTCCCGGTGATCTATCTGCTCTGGCAGAACGTCGTCAACGTGGGAGTCATGGGCGGAATCCTGTGGGCGAACGACCGCGGCTCGTTGTTCTTCGGGCTGATCCTGCCGCACGGAATGCTTGAGCTGACAGCGGTATTCGTGGCTGCCGGTGTGGGTTTGAAGATCTTCTGGTCGTGGGTGGTTCCCGGTCCGCAGACTCGCATGCAGTCACTCGCGAGCCAGGCTCGGGCGAGCGTCGCGGTCGCGCTGGGACTCATCGTCGTGCTGCTCGTGACGGGCATCATCGAGGCGTTCGTGACCCCGTCGGGGCTGCCGACGTGGGCGCGGATCGGCATCGGTCTGGTCGCCGAGATCGCGTTCTTCGTCTACGTCTTCACGCTCGGCCGGTGGGCTGTGGCACGAGGCGAGACTGGTGACATCGCCGACCGCGACCGAGGCGACGTCCTCCCCGCAGCCGCCTGACGATCACAACAGGCCTTGGGACTTGAGGAGGAGGTAGTGGTCGGCCAGACGTACGGGGAGGGTCTCCGGGTCGGCGTCGATCACAGTCACGCCCAGTCGTGAGAGCGCCTCGGACGTGCGCTCCTTGAGGGCCAGCGAGCGCTCGGCGGCAGCGGCGTCGTACGCCTGGGCCGAGTCCTCGCGCGCGTCCGCCATGGCGTTGACGGCGGCGTCCGCCACCGACGCGACCACGACGCGGTGGTGCTGCACGAGGCTCGGCAGCACCGGCAGCAGGCCTTCTTCGAGTGCCGCGGGCTCGAGTGGCGTGAGCAGGACGACCAGTGCGCGCCGCCGCGAGAGTGAGTTGACCGCTCCGGCCAGTCGCGACCAGCTCGCCTCGACGAGGGCTGGCTCGAGCGGCGCCATTCCCGTGACGAGCTCGTGCAGCAGCTGGTTGCGGTCGCTCACCAAGGTGATGCGGGTGTGGATGCGCCGGTCGCCGGCCAGCAGCTGTACGCGATCGCCGGCTCGCGATGCGAGTGCGGCGAGCAGGAGTGCTGCGTCCATCGCGGCGTCGAGTCGGGGGATGTCACCGACGCGACCCGCGCTGGTGCGAGAAGTGTCCAGCAGCAACACAATTCGTCGATCTCGCTCGGGTTGCCAGGTGCGTACGACGAGGTGCTGGCGACGAGCGGTTGCGCGCCAGTCGATGCTGCGCACGTCGTCGCCCTCGACGTAGTCGCGCAGTGAGTCGAACTCGGTGCCCTGCCCGCGGGTTCGCACCGCCGAGCGGCCGTCGATCTGGCGCAGCATCGCGAGCCGGCTCGGCAGGTGACGGCGGGAGTGGAAGGGCGGGAGGGAGCGTACGAAGCCGGGCACCGGGAGCGAACGCTGCCGCGCGGCCACGCCCAGCGGACCGAAGCTGCGCACCGTGACGAGGTCGGCCTTGCGGTCGCCCCGGCGGGTCGGTCGCAAGGCCGTCGTCACCCGGCGCTGCTCACCACCCGGCAGGTCGAGGGAGTGTCGCTCGCCGGTGGCACCGGCCGACGGCTGCCAGGCGTCACGGACGAGTGCGCGCAGCCGGCGGCGGCCGAGGTTGCGCACGGTCAGGGTCGAGTCGGTGGCCTCGCCCAACCGGACCTGAGGGTCTGCGGAGCGCGCGATCTGCAAGCGCCGCGGACTGACCGCCAGCGCCAGATCGAGGGCGATCGCGGCCAGCACGACGAGCGACCAGAGCAGCACCGTGCGTCCGGATGGCCACAGAGCCACCGGCACGATGCCGAACGCGGTCAGCAGGACCGCTCTGGTCGTCAGGGCCATCAGCGGGGCACGGGCACCGATGCGACCGCGGAGTCGAGCACGCTGCCGACGCCGACTCCTTCGAGCTCGGCCTCCGGTCGCAGGGACAGGCGGTGAGCCAGCGTCGAGTGGACCAGAGCCTTGACATCGTCGGGCGTGACGAAGCCGCGTCCGTTGAGCCAGGCCCAGGCTCGCGAGGTCGCCATCAGGGCCGTGGCACCACGCGGCGAGACGCCCAGCGACAGGGACGGCGAGTGCCGGGTCGCGCGCGCGAGGTCGACGATGTAGGCGGTGACCTCGGGGGAGACCTGCACCTGGCGTACGGCTGCGGCACCGGCCGCGAGATCGTCCGGACCGGCGACCGCCCGGATCCCGGCCCCTGCCAGATCGCGCGGGTCGAAGCCGGCTGCGTGCCGCTTGAGCACCTCCAGCTCGTGCTCACGTTGTGGCAGCGGCACGGTCACCTTGAGCAGGAAGCGGTCCAGCTGAGCCTCGGGGAGCGGGTAGGTGCCTTCGTACTCGACGGGGTTCTGCGTCGCAGCGACCAGGAACGGGCTCGGCAACGGACGTGGCTGCCCGTCGATCGAGACCTGCCGCTCCTCCATGGCCTCCAGCAGCGAGGACTGGGTCTTGGGCGGCGTCCGGTTGATCTCGTCGGCCAGCAGCAGGTTGGTGAACACCGGCCCCGGCCGGAACGCGAAGTCCGAGGAGCGCGCATCGAACACCAGGGATCCGGTGATGTCGCCCGGCATCAGGTCGGGTGTGAACTGCACCCGCTTGCTCTCGATCGCCAGGCTCGCGGCGATGGCGCGCACCAGCAGCGTCTTGGCCACGCCCGGGACGCCCTCGAGCAGCACGTGGCCGCGGGCGAGCAGCGCGATGATCATGCCCGTGACCGCAGCGTCCTGGCCGACGACGGCCTTGCCGACCTCCCGGCGAACGGCGAGCAGGGCTTCGCGGGACTGACCGGCGTCGGGCGGTGGTGGGTCGGCGGGGGCCGGCGGACTGGCGTACGACGAGGTGTCGGTCATCGGTGTCGGACCTCTTTCTCGAGTTGGCGGAGCTGTTGAGCGAGCTGGGTGAGCCCGGCATCGTCGGTGGGTACGGCGGTGAAGAGCAGGGTGTGGACATCCATGGGCGCCCGGCCGGTCGCGCCGGCCACGGCGTCGACCAACGCGGCTGGGGACGATCCGGGCGGCACGCCGAGGTAGCGGGACACCCGGCGTCGGGTGCCCGACCGCAGCACCGTCGCAGCACGCTCACGGTCGCCGGCCTTGCGGTAGAGCTGGCCGCGGCTCTCGGTCGTCTCGCTGGCCCGGACGACGACAGGCAACGGCTCCTGGACGAGGCGCCCGAGCCGGCGCCCACGCGACACCATCAGGACCAGGACGGACAGCGCCAGCACGACGCCAACCGGAGTCATCCACTTGGGCCAGACCGGATCCTTGGCATCGACCAGATCGACGTCGCGCGGGCTCACGCTCCACCACACCAGGCGTGAGGAGTGGCCCAGCGCGCGTAGTCCGAGGGCGGCATGGCCGGCGTCGCGTACGTCGCTGTTGCGGATGGGTGCGGTGCTGCCGAGCAGCACGATCTCCGGCCGGTCAGCCGTGGCCGGGAGCACAGCCAGGTAGCCGCCGCGGTCGCCGCCCTGCCCGAAGCCGCCACCGGGCGGGAAGCAGGTCTGCACCCCGCTGCCGTCAGCCGGGTCGTAGCGTTCGCTGCCGTCGGTGATGGTGAGGCCGCGTGCGATGGGCACGTCGCAGCGGGCGGGAGTATCGCGGGGGAAGCCGGCGCCGCGGCGTGAGATGGGAGCGTCGAGAGCACGCAGCGCGCGATCACCCGGGGTCACCAGGATGATCCGGTCTGCGGATCGTGTCTGCTCGAAGAACGCCTTCCACATGGCCAGCGTCATCACCTCGCCACGAGTGACGACGACGGACGTGCCAGCGCCGATGGTGCTGTCGCGCAACGCTTCTCGGCTGCGCACGGGATGGACGCTGACGCCTTGGTCACTGAGCACGCGTGCCATCGCCTGGCCGCCAGGGGGCTGTGGGTTGTCCGGATCGAGTGGTGCTCCGGAGGAACGGCTGCCGAGCAGGAGCAGCGCAGCGACGCCCGACACGATCAGCGCGGCTACCGCCGCCAGGACGATCCGGCCGACCGGCCGACGCCGACGGGTCGAAGGCTCGGCTGCAGTCGGTGCGGAGGTAGTCACCGCTGTCATGGAGCCCACCGCCCGGGAGCGACGAGGGAGTCATCGACACCGTCTCCGACGTGCTGCGGTCGAGTGTGCTGTACGCGGTCATCGAGCTCGCGCATCCGCGCAGATCCCGCGCCATCGGCCGTGCGGCCGCCGTAACGCACCTCGTCGAACGCATGCCCGGCCGTCTGCAAGGCTGCGACCTCGGCAGGGAAGTAGGCGCCGAGCGCCCGGGCCAGCTCGTGCGCCGTGCCGCCGGGTCGGTCGTCCAGCAGGGCGCGTTCCTCGCCGGCCCGGACGATCGCGCGGAACCAGTCGAGCAGCGCGGCGGAGTGGTCACCGGCCTGGTCGGCCGTCTTCGCGCGTTGTCGGTAGTCCGCGGCGCTCAGCCCGGTCTCTTCGAGGACTGCCGTCTCGGCGGCCGCAGCCCGAGCCCGACGGCCCGCGCGGACTCGGGTGACGGCGTACGCGATGGTTGCGACGAGGGCGATCACGCCCACCAGGAGCACGATCTTGCCGATGCCACTGGCGCCGGAGAGGGCAGCCTTCGAGATCTGCTCATTGATCCAGTCGTTGAGCCGGTCCAGCAGTGACTTGTGCTCGCCGTAGGGCAGCTTGCGCAGCTCGTCACGCAGCAGCCCACGCCCCTGCTCAGCGGACGGATCGAGCGGCGGGTCGGCAGGCAGCTGCACCAGTCGGGCGAGCACCGTCGATCAGCCGCTCTGCTGCTGGGCGGCCGCGATCAGCGTGACGTCGAGGGCCTCCTTGCGGATGCGCTGGTCGAGGTAGAGCAGTCCCGTGACACCGGCGATGAACGGCGCGGTGAAGGTGCTGACGACCAGGCTGACCAGCTGCATGCCGACCAAGAAGCCGACCGAGGGGAGAGCCTCGGGGTCGGACAAGTTCTGGAAGCCCAGCAGCAGAGCGAACGGTGCGATCACGATGGAGGACAGCACGCCGGCCGCGAGCTGAGCCAGCAGCGAGATGCCGAACACCCGCCACCACTGGCCCTGGGTCAGCGCCCACGAGCGCTTGAGCGCCTTGATCGGGCCTTGCTTCTCCAGCACCACGCACGCGCTCGCGAACGACCACTTCACCCAGACGAAGATCATCAGCACGACCGCGCCGAGACCCCCGACCACGGCGATGAGGATGCCGAAGCCCTCACTGAGACCGACGCCGACCAGGACTGCGACCAGGACGAGCAGTCCCACGCCACCGATCAGCATCAGGAAGATCAGCAGGTTGAGCCCGATCAGCGCCCACAGACGGCCCTTGACCTTGGCCCAGGCGCCGCCGATGGACATGCGACGGCCCAGCACCGCATCCGCGAGCACGACGGTGAGCATGCCGGTCAGCGCAATGCCGCCGATGGCTTGCAGCACCGACGAGCCCTGCTGGCTCGTAAGGGTCATCGCCTCGCGGACGCCCTCGTTGTCACCGGGGTCGACCTGGTTGAGCCCGAGCACCAGCGCGATCGCCGGCAGCGTGAAGATCAGGGACACCAGGAACGCCAGGCCCAGAGTCGCGCCCGGGTTGCCCCGCATCGTGCGGACCGATCCCTCGAAGATGTCGCCGAGGGAGAGCGCGCGCAGCGGGATCACACCTGGCTTGGCGGCCATGGGCGTCCACCCGCCGACGGGCGGCCCGGCGTAGGGCTGGCCCTGGTTGTACTGCGGGCTGCCGTAGGACTGACCGCTCTGGCCCGGCGGAGGCGGGAAGCCAGGACCAGGGGGCGGGGCGCCGTACGACGGCTGCTGGCTCGGGTCGTACGTCGGCTGACTCTGCCCGGTCGGCTCAGGATCGCCCGACGGGCTGGTCCAGTCGTTGGTCACGGCGTCCCCCACGTCAGCTGGCTCGGTCTGTCGATGACCCTAGCTGTTGATCCCGGCGCACCGCCGAGCGTCCGCCTCGGCCTGTGGAGGAGTCATCGGGCGGGCGCCGAGCGCGGCCTGCTCGGTGATGATTCGTGGCTCGGCGCCACACAGCCGCAGACCGCGGCGCAGCAGCACGAGCGGCGGCTTGCGGTGCTCGGCCAGGTCGCGCAGGAATCGTCGCGCGAAGGTGAGCCAGCGGTTCTGTCGGATGCAGTACGCCGCGCCCAGGAGTCCTCGTTCGCGCAGCGGGGCGGCAGCGTGCGCCGCGAAGATGCCCTCGGCCACGATGACCGGCGCATCATGGGCGCTGACGGTGGCGCGCCCGGTCACCCGCGACGTCGAGATGTCATAGATCGGCACGTCGACCGAGCCGGTGCGGCACAGCCCGTCCAGCGCATCGACGGCGCTGTCGAGGTCGAAGGAGTCGAGGTGGTCCCAGTCGGGCAGCCCCTTCTCGATCATGGGCAGGCTCGGGTCGTGGCCGTCCTTGTAGAAGTCGTCCAGCCGGACGACGGGCCACCCATGCTGGTCGGACAGTCGCCGGGCCAGCCGAGTCTTGCCCGCACCGCTGGGGCCCGACAGCAGAATGACCTGCCGGGCGGGTCGCTCGGTCACTCAGCGGCCTTTGGGCGTGAGAAGGCCGATGGATGTCTTCGCGAGCTCAGCCATTCATCGACCCTTGGGGTGCCAGACCGTCTTGGTCTCGAGGTAGGCCCGGATGCGGGAGAGGTCGGGCTGCTCGGTCCAGTCGGGCTCGACGGCGTCGCCACCAGTGCCGACCGGGCGCAGCACGCGCTTGAGGTTGTCGGCGGCCTTGACCTCGAGGTCGGCCCAGTCGACGTCGGTCGCATCGGCGGCGCCCGTGAGGTCGATCGCGTTGACGTCACGGTGCGACGCCAGCCAGGGGGCCAGTTCAGCGGTGCGGCCGGAGATGAGGTTGATGACGCCACCGGGGACGTCCGAGGTCGCGAGCACCTCACCGAGCGAGATGGCCGGCAGTGGCCGTTGCTCGCTGGTGAGCACGACCACGGTGTTGCCCGTGACCACCGCGGGCGCGATCACGGATACGAGCCCGAGCAGCGAGCTGCCTTGCGGCGCAAGGATTCCCACGACTCCGGTCGGCTCGGGTGCGGAGATGTCGAAGTAGGGGCCGGCAACCGGGTTGAGGCCGCCCAGCACTTGGGCGACCTTGTCCGACCACCCGGCGTACCAGAGCCATCGGTCGATCGCCTGGTCGACGACAGCACTCGCGCGCGGCTTGGTCAGACCCTCACTGGCGGCCACCTCGGCGATGAACTGGTCGCGCCGGCCCTCGAGCACCTCACCGACGCGATAGAGCACCTGGCCACGGTTGTACGCCGTCGCCGTCGCCCAACCGCCTTGTGCCGCACGGGCTTTCACGACCGCGTCGCGCACGTCCTTGCGGGAGCCCATGGCCGCGTTGGCGAGGAAGGTGCCCTTGGCGTCGACGATCTCGTAGGACCGCCCGGACTCGCTGCGCGGGAACGCGCCGCCGACGTAGAGCTTGTAGGTCTTGCGAACGTCCAGTCGGGGGCTCATGCGTCTACTCCAGTCCGCAGGTAGGCCTCGAGGCCGTGCCGGCCACCTTCGCGGCCGTAGCCGCTCTCCTTGTAGCCACCGAACGGTGAGGTCGGATCGAAGCGGTTGAACGTGTTGGCCCACACCACACCGGCCTTGAGCTGGTCGGCCATCCAGAGGATGCGCGAGCCCTTCTCGGTCCAGATGCCGGCGGAGAGGCCGTACGGCGTGTTGTTGGCCTTGGCGACCGCCTCCTGCGGCGTGCGGAAGGTCAGCACCGACAGCACCGGGCCGAAGATCTCCTCGGTGGCCACGCGGTGCGTCTGCGACACATCGGTGAAAACCGTTGGGGCGAACCAGAACCCGCGAGCTGGCAGCTCACACGGAACGGTCCAGCGCGTCGCACCCTCGGCCTCGCCGGCATCGACCAGCTCGGTGATGCGCTGCAGCTGGGCCTTGGAGTTGATGGCGCCGACGTCGGTGTTCTTGTCGAGCGGGTCGCCGACGCGCAGAGTCTTCATGCGGCGCTCGAGGCGGCGGACGACCTCATCGGCGACGGATTCCTGCACCAGCAAACGAGATCCGGCGCAGCACACGTGGCCCTGGTTGAAGAAGATGCCGTTGACGATGCCCTCGACGGCCTGGTCGATGGCGGCGTCCTCGAAGACGATGTTGGCGGCCTTGCCACCGAGCTCGAGCGTGGCGCGCTTGCGAGTGCCGGCGATCGAGCGGGCGATCGCCTTGCCGACATCGGTCGAGCCGGTGAAGGCGATCTTGTCGACGTCGGGATGCTCGACCAGCGCCTGGCCGGTGGCGCCCGCGCCGGTCACGATGTTGACGACACCCGGCGGCAGATCGGCCTGCTGACAGATCTCGGCGAACAGCAGCGCGGTCAGGGGCGTGGTCTCGGCCGGCTTGAGCACGACGGTGTTGCCGGTCGCCAGGGCGGGCGCGATCTTCCAGGCCAGCATCAGCAGCGGGAAGTTCCACGGGATGACCTGCCCGACGACACCCAACGGACGAGGGGGCGGCGACCCCGCCGGCGAGAGGCCGGCGTACTCCAGCTTGTCGGCCCAACCCGCGTGGTAGAAGAAGTGCGCCGCGGCGGTCGGGACGTCGACGTCGCGCGACTCCTTGATCGGCTTACCGTTGTCGAGGCTCTCCAGCACGGCCAGCTCGCGAGCGCGCTCCTGCATGATGCGCGCGATGCGGAAGACGTACTTGCCGCGCTCGGCACCCGACATCCGGGACCAGACCCGGGTGTAGGCCGTCCGCGCGGCCTTGACGGCCTTGTCGACGTCGTCGGCGCTCGCCTCGGAGACGTCGGCGAGCTTTTCTTCGGTGGCCGGGTTGATCGTCTTGAAGGAGCTGCCCGTCCCATCGACGAACTCGCCGTTGATGAACAGGCCGTACGACGACTGCAGGTCCACGATGGCCCGCGACTCAGGTGCGGGGGCGTACTCGAACTTCGACATCTGAGGTCCTCAGTCGATCGTCACGTAGTCGGGGCCGGAGTAGGCGCCGGTGCTCAGCTTTTGGCGCTGCAGCTGCAGGTCGTTGAGCAGGCTGGAGGCACCGAAGCGGAACCACTCGGGCGTCAGCCAGTCCTCGCCGGCGATCTCGTTGACCGTCACGAGGTACTTGATCGCGTCCTTGCTCGTCCGGATGCCACCGGCGGGCTTGACGCCCACCATCTCGCCGGTCTGCTCACGCCAGTCGCGTACGGCCTCGAGCATGATCAGCGTGACCGGCAGCGTGGCCGCGGGCTGGATCTTGCCGGTCGAGGTCTTGATGAAGTCGGCGCCCGCGAGCATCGCCAACCAGGACGCGCGGCGGACGTTGTCGTAGGTGACCAGCTCGCCGGTCTCGAGGATGACCTTGAGATGCGCTTCGCCGCAGGCTTCCTTGATGGCGACGATCTGGTCGAAGACCGTGCGGTACTGACCCGACAGGAAGGCGCCTCGGTCGATCACCATGTCGATCTCGTCGGCACCGGCCTTGACGGCGTCCTTGGTGTCGGCGAGCTTGACCGGCATGCTCGCGCGGCCGGACGGGAACGCCGTCGCGACGGCGGCGACGTGAATGCTGGTGCCCTTGAGGGCGTCCTTGGCGATCTCGACCATGTCGTTGTAGACGCAGACCGCCGCAACGTGCGGTGTGGTCGGGTCGAGTGGGTCAGGGGTGGCGGCCTTGGCGCACAGCGAGCGGACCTTGCCCTCGGTGTCCGAACCTTCGAGGGTCGTCAGGTCGATCATGCCGATGGCGGTGTCGATCGCCCAGGCCTTGGCGGTCGTTTTGATGGATCGGGTGCTCAGGGCTGCCGCCCGGCCGTCGCAGCCCACCTGGTCGACACCGGGCAGACCGTGCAGCCAGGTGGTCAGGGACGCGTTGGTCAGGGATGACACCCCGAGCAGGTCCCGCGCCCGCGACGTTGCAGTGGATGCGCTCACCAGGGCAGCCTATCCGCATGTCAGCCACCCCGAGTCCAGCCCAGAACGAGCCCAAGAAGGTCTTCAGACAGCGCACAGCGCTGGTGTCGGGCGGCTTCTTGCTGCTGGTCCTGGCCATCGTGATCGTGTTGACCCTGCTCGGGGACACCGAGAAGACCAAGTCGGTGATGTGGTGCGTCGCGATCGGGCTGCTCGTCTGGGTGGCGTTGCTGCGGCCCTCGGTCGTGATGTGGCGTTGCTGCGGCCCTCGGTCGTGATGCGGGCGTCTGGCCTCCGCATCCACAACCTGGTCCGCGACGTTGAGATGCCCTGGCCCCATGTCGACGTCGTCGAAAGCCGTTGGAACCTCAAGGTATTCACGCCGGATGACAAGGGCTACTCCGCCTGGGCCATCTCCACGCAGCGGCCCCGTCGCTCCGGCGGTGGTGCGGGAGGTCCGCTCGGCGCTCTTGGTGCTCTC includes these proteins:
- the deoC gene encoding deoxyribose-phosphate aldolase — protein: MSASTATSRARDLLGVSSLTNASLTTWLHGLPGVDQVGCDGRAAALSTRSIKTTAKAWAIDTAIGMIDLTTLEGSDTEGKVRSLCAKAATPDPLDPTTPHVAAVCVYNDMVEIAKDALKGTSIHVAAVATAFPSGRASMPVKLADTKDAVKAGADEIDMVIDRGAFLSGQYRTVFDQIVAIKEACGEAHLKVILETGELVTYDNVRRASWLAMLAGADFIKTSTGKIQPAATLPVTLIMLEAVRDWREQTGEMVGVKPAGGIRTSKDAIKYLVTVNEIAGEDWLTPEWFRFGASSLLNDLQLQRQKLSTGAYSGPDYVTID
- a CDS encoding aldehyde dehydrogenase family protein, whose amino-acid sequence is MSKFEYAPAPESRAIVDLQSSYGLFINGEFVDGTGSSFKTINPATEEKLADVSEASADDVDKAVKAARTAYTRVWSRMSGAERGKYVFRIARIMQERARELAVLESLDNGKPIKESRDVDVPTAAAHFFYHAGWADKLEYAGLSPAGSPPPRPLGVVGQVIPWNFPLLMLAWKIAPALATGNTVVLKPAETTPLTALLFAEICQQADLPPGVVNIVTGAGATGQALVEHPDVDKIAFTGSTDVGKAIARSIAGTRKRATLELGGKAANIVFEDAAIDQAVEGIVNGIFFNQGHVCCAGSRLLVQESVADEVVRRLERRMKTLRVGDPLDKNTDVGAINSKAQLQRITELVDAGEAEGATRWTVPCELPARGFWFAPTVFTDVSQTHRVATEEIFGPVLSVLTFRTPQEAVAKANNTPYGLSAGIWTEKGSRILWMADQLKAGVVWANTFNRFDPTSPFGGYKESGYGREGGRHGLEAYLRTGVDA